One Danio rerio strain Tuebingen ecotype United States chromosome 9, GRCz12tu, whole genome shotgun sequence genomic region harbors:
- the si:dkey-11f4.16 gene encoding lymphocyte function-associated antigen 3 isoform X2 encodes MEFVVRVLLYITCLCFQDFVFCEDYAEMGGRITFTPSIRGKPVEILWKHNGDKVVEYDNRETEEFGSFKDRVVIDFETGQLTIKKLTSQDSGQYQSDITINGKVQSSRHTLTVLDVLPDPRVTCAVNKTSNLQELLCSVDYKTQLQYKWSGPNVIDHPGVKLTISEQQKNSDSVYSCTVKNEVSSKTTDFNLQHCVTGAAARLEVIIPVLIVILFIFLIILAIIIYMKKKSKESEQEKMDPENALSQTSLLSQNERPDEENRSDSPGVNEEEKLLNPSGNEGEQCNYVNSPHTFVAVGNASSQPNVTLNRKPLEDQDKVKDGQREKPEEQKTDNAKNNEKNDKVAGKEKEKKKEQQNTADALPAVTQPWETTIHTHSQAEKNYKLPGEKNKEKNKEENGQPNTELPENTHQDLNRQKTSPAQSDQCRQNHEEEKKPEKRNESGETSDQQQNEGEVTATNEDEQTTGANTQEKDHKETKESHTEGSSPQSDEMKKVKEDTKTRGTRDTMENKQNANEQKELDPQKAEDEKKILEENHEENTERSSLQPAVTEENKEDTKTRGTQDTVENNQNANEQKELDPEKDNMAHQTAEDEKTKQEENHVENTDSASEKQTIQNNSDALSSQNEHSADTEKKSVKPDNNKDNNEAKADHNDDDVESPRKEETTGEKSENYDDNNGEGDESSESKQDMKESNNPPDAGIGELLQDDQGKNPDHEQKIDDRSVPKDEQHDIQSDNFQNQEHQNKQNSTERENKPQHEISPEGNETDRKNSELEEEERQRLQK; translated from the exons ATGGAGTTTGTGGTGCGGGTTTTGCTGTACATTACCTGCCTCTGTTTTCAAG attttgttttttgtgaGGACTATGCAGAAATGGGAGGCCGGATCACGTTTACTCCCAGCATTCGTGGAAAGCCTGTAGAAATCCTGTGGAAACACAATGGAGATAAGGTTGTGGAGTATGACAACAGGGAGACGGAGGAATTCGGATCATTCAAAGACCGGGTGGTGATTGATTTCGAAACAGGACAGCTCACAATAAAGAAACTGACCAGTCAAGACAGCGGACAATACCAGTCTGACATCACGATCAACGGGAAAGTCCAGAGCTCCAGACATACTTTAACTGTTCTGG ATGTTCTTCCAGATCCTCGAGTGACCTGTGCAGTGAACAAGACCTCAAATCTTCAAGAGCTGTTGTGTTCAGTGGACTACAAGACTCAGCTGCAGTATAAGTGGAGCGGGCCGAATGTGATCGATCATCCGGGAGTAAAACTGACCATCAGCGAGCAGCAGAAAAACAGCGACTCCGTCTACTCCTGCACTGTGAAGAATGAAGTCAGCAGCAAAACAACAGACTTCAATCTGCAGCACTGCGTCACAG GAGCAGCAGCGAGGCTTGAAGTGATTATTCCAGTCTTAATAGTAATACTTTTCATTTTCCTCATAATACTGGCGATAATCATCTACATGAAGAAAAAGT CAAAGGAGTCTGAACAGGAGAAAATGGACCCTGAGAATG CTCTCAGTCAAACATCACTTTTGTCTCAAAATGAAAGGCCGGATGAGGAGAACAGATCAGACAGTCCAGGTGTAAATGAGGAAGAAAAACTTCTGAATCCCAGTGGAAATGAGGGAGAGCAGTGCAATTATGTGAACAGTCCGCATACATTTGTAGCAGTAGGAAATGCCAGCAGTCAACCTAATGTAACTCTGAACCGAAAACCCCTAGAAGACCAAGATAAAGTGAAGGATGGACAAAGAGAGAAACCGGAAGAACAAAAGACTGATAATGCTAAGAATAATGAGAAAAATGACAAAGTAGCAGGAAAGGAAAAGGAGAAGAAAAAGGAGCAACAAAACACAG cagatgcccttccagccgtaacccagccctgggaaacaaccatacacactcattcacaagctgaaaaaaattacaaactaccaggagagaaaaacaaagagaaaaacaaaGAGGAAAATGGGCAACCAAACACAG AATTACCTGAAAATACACACCAAGATTTAAACAGGCAAAAAACATCTCCAGCGCAGTCAGATCAGTGCCGTCAAAATCACGAAGAGGAAAAGAAGCCAGAAAAGAGGAATGAAAGTGGAGAAACGTCAGATCAGCAGCAGAATGAGGGTGAAGTCACAGCCACAAATGAGGATGAACAGACCACAGGAgcaaacacacaggagaaagacCATAAGGAGACGAAGGAATCACACACAG AGGGTTCGAGTCCACAGTCTGATGAGATGAAGAAAGTCAAAGAGGACACAAAAACTAGAGGAACACGAGACACAATGGAgaacaaacaaaatgcaaatgaACAAAAAGAACTGGACCCGCAGAAAGCTgaagatgaaaagaaaatactGGAGGAAAACCACGAGGAAAACACAG AGCGTTCGAGTctacagcctgctgtgactgaagaAAACAAAGAGGACACAAAAACTAGAGGAACACAAGACACAGTGGAGAACAACCAAAATGCAAATGAACAAAAAGAACTGGACCCGGAGAAAGACAATATGGCCCATCAGACAGCTGAAGATGAAAAGACAAAACAGGAGGAAAACCACGTGGAAAACACAG ATTCAGCATCAGAGAAACAGACGATACAAAACAACAGTGATGCATTGTCCAGTCAGAATGAGCACAGTGCTGATACTGAGAAGAAGAGTGTGAAACCTGACAACAACAAAGACAATAATGAAGCAAAAGCTGATCATAATGATGACGATGTAGAGAGTCCACGAAAGGAAGAAACTACTGGAGAGAAATCTGAAAATTACGATGATAATAATGGAGAGGGAGATGAGAGCAGCGAGTCAAAACAAGACATGAAGGAGAGCAATAATCCTCCAGATGCAGGGATTGGTGAACTTTTACAAGACGATCAAGGAAAGAACCCTGATCATGAGCAGAAAATAGATGACCGGTCTGTGCCAAAAGATGAACAGCACGATATACAGAGCGACAACTTTCAAAACCAAGAACACCAGAACAAACAGAACTCTACAGAAAGAGAGAATAAACCTCAACATGAGATCAGCCCTGAGGGAAAcgaaacagacagaaaaaatagTGAACTTGAGGAGGAAGAGAGGCAACGTCttcaaaaataa